The proteins below come from a single Sphingomicrobium sediminis genomic window:
- a CDS encoding GbsR/MarR family transcriptional regulator: MRVMDHPSAKAFVLHWGEMGTQWGVNRSQSQIHALLYLSDRPLHAEEIVDQLGLARSNVSTGVKELQSFGIVRRVHVEGDRRDHFIAEGDLWEILMKVTAERKKREVDPTLRLLEELAADLKKDKAAPEHIRERIIRMHDFMGTLGNWYEQVRKLPKSTLVTLMKLGAGVAKFIPGSKKE; the protein is encoded by the coding sequence ATGAGAGTGATGGATCATCCTTCGGCGAAAGCCTTCGTGCTCCACTGGGGCGAAATGGGCACACAGTGGGGCGTCAATCGCTCGCAGTCGCAGATCCATGCCCTGCTCTACCTTTCCGACCGCCCCCTCCATGCCGAAGAGATTGTCGATCAGCTCGGCCTGGCACGGTCCAACGTGTCGACCGGGGTGAAGGAATTGCAGAGTTTCGGGATCGTGCGCCGCGTCCATGTTGAGGGCGATCGCCGGGACCATTTCATTGCCGAAGGCGATCTGTGGGAAATCCTCATGAAGGTGACCGCCGAGCGCAAGAAGCGCGAAGTCGATCCCACCCTGCGCCTCCTCGAAGAGCTTGCCGCCGACCTCAAGAAGGACAAGGCGGCGCCCGAGCATATCCGCGAGCGGATCATCCGCATGCACGATTTCATGGGCACGCTCGGCAATTGGTACGAGCAGGTGCGCAAGCTGCCCAAATCCACGCTGGTCACGCTGATGAAGCTCGGCGCCGGCGTCGCAAAGTTCATCCCCGGATCCAAGAAGGAGTAG
- the trmFO gene encoding methylenetetrahydrofolate--tRNA-(uracil(54)-C(5))-methyltransferase (FADH(2)-oxidizing) TrmFO → MAHDVHIIGGGLAGSEAAWQLAEAGLKVRLSEMRGGGDTTPAHETDNLAEMVCSNSFRSDDAESNAVGLLHQEMRRLGSLIMAKADEHRVPAGSALAVDRDLFAKSVSDAVAGHPNIEVVRERVDALPESGLTIVATGPLTGSALAYSIAEATGKDALAFFDAIAPIIHKDSVDMDVAWFQSRWDKGDGKDYLNCPMDKEQYEAFVQALIDGDKTEFKEWEKDTPYFEGCMPIEVMAERGVDTLRHGPMKPVGLDDPRTGRWPYAVVQLRQDNALGTLWNMVGFQTKLKYGAQSEIFRMIPGLKKAEFARLGGIHRNSFIRSPELLDEQLRLKSMPHIRFAGQITGCEGYLESAAVGLMAARFAAAEVKGETFEAPPIETAFGALLGHITGGADADSYQPMNINFGLMPPIEGKMKKANRRKAYTARARPIFADWMADQGIEDALPVAAE, encoded by the coding sequence ATGGCACATGACGTTCATATCATCGGTGGCGGGCTCGCCGGGTCGGAGGCTGCGTGGCAGCTGGCGGAGGCAGGGCTCAAGGTTCGACTTTCCGAGATGCGCGGCGGCGGCGACACCACGCCGGCGCACGAAACCGACAATCTGGCCGAGATGGTCTGTTCGAACAGCTTCCGCTCGGACGATGCGGAATCGAATGCGGTGGGCTTGCTGCACCAGGAGATGCGGCGCCTCGGTTCGCTTATCATGGCCAAGGCGGACGAGCATCGCGTCCCGGCCGGTAGCGCGCTGGCCGTCGACCGCGACCTGTTTGCGAAAAGCGTCAGCGATGCGGTCGCGGGCCATCCCAATATCGAGGTGGTACGGGAACGGGTCGACGCATTGCCGGAAAGCGGCCTGACGATCGTCGCGACGGGTCCCCTCACCGGCTCCGCGCTCGCCTACAGCATCGCCGAGGCCACGGGAAAGGATGCGCTCGCCTTCTTCGATGCCATCGCGCCGATCATCCACAAGGACAGTGTCGACATGGACGTAGCCTGGTTCCAGTCACGCTGGGACAAGGGAGACGGCAAGGACTATCTCAATTGCCCGATGGACAAGGAGCAGTATGAGGCGTTCGTCCAGGCGCTCATCGATGGCGACAAGACCGAGTTCAAGGAGTGGGAAAAGGACACGCCTTATTTCGAAGGCTGCATGCCTATCGAAGTCATGGCGGAGCGCGGCGTCGACACACTGCGCCATGGTCCGATGAAGCCCGTCGGTCTCGACGATCCGCGCACCGGGCGCTGGCCCTATGCCGTCGTGCAACTGCGCCAGGACAATGCGCTCGGGACTCTGTGGAATATGGTCGGCTTCCAGACGAAGCTCAAATATGGCGCGCAGAGCGAGATTTTCAGGATGATACCCGGGCTGAAGAAGGCCGAGTTCGCGCGTCTTGGCGGGATCCATCGCAACAGCTTCATCCGCTCGCCCGAATTGCTCGATGAGCAACTACGCCTGAAGTCGATGCCGCACATCCGTTTTGCCGGGCAAATCACCGGATGCGAGGGCTATCTCGAGAGCGCGGCGGTCGGCCTGATGGCGGCCCGTTTCGCAGCGGCCGAAGTGAAGGGCGAGACATTCGAAGCGCCGCCCATCGAGACGGCATTCGGTGCCTTGCTCGGTCACATTACCGGTGGCGCGGATGCCGACAGCTACCAGCCTATGAATATCAATTTCGGGCTGATGCCGCCGATCGAGGGCAAGATGAAGAAGGCCAATCGCCGCAAGGCCTATACGGCGCGCGCCCGGCCCATCTTTGCCGACTGGATGGCGGACCAGGGTATCGAGGATGCCCTTCCCGTCGCGGCAGAATAA
- a CDS encoding histidine kinase → MLRWIVGIFAFVMFIAGSLMVFGVLGRSGDTAMAAAIPDPLPAEAAADAIRTLPVIPEIEEPPAADPLTKEQKRFNRVDKNKDEQISLSELVHPRRNRFANLDLDQDGQLSFEEWAITTIEKFEGADSDSNGILSRTEYATTAPKPRKPKPACSC, encoded by the coding sequence ATGCTTCGCTGGATCGTCGGCATTTTCGCATTCGTGATGTTCATCGCCGGAAGCCTGATGGTTTTCGGCGTGCTGGGACGTAGTGGCGACACCGCCATGGCCGCGGCAATCCCCGATCCGCTTCCTGCCGAGGCGGCAGCGGATGCCATTCGGACCTTGCCCGTCATTCCCGAAATCGAGGAACCGCCCGCCGCCGACCCGCTGACCAAGGAGCAGAAGCGCTTCAACCGGGTCGACAAGAACAAGGACGAGCAGATCAGCCTGAGCGAACTGGTCCATCCGCGCCGCAACCGCTTCGCCAATCTCGATCTCGATCAGGACGGACAGCTGAGCTTCGAGGAATGGGCAATCACTACCATCGAAAAATTCGAGGGCGCCGATTCAGATAGCAACGGCATCCTGTCGCGCACCGAATATGCCACAACCGCGCCCAAGCCGCGCAAGCCCAAACCTGCCTGCAGCTGCTAG
- a CDS encoding squalene/phytoene synthase family protein, giving the protein MAEGALTPDRALALTHFPQAVRPAVEAVLRLDATLAEVVADTTEPAVGAIRLAWWREALERLDTAPAPAEPRLAAIADHVLPRGVTGAMLSEIEDGYAALLDQQLDPDRVGQGGSALFNAIATLLRADDPYLAPAGALAMLARVRGLTPEEVKPTALAKMRELKGHRFARALRPLTNLARLAARDFLRNEPEPEATPGRAFAMLSHRLSGKVTGAN; this is encoded by the coding sequence ATCGCTGAGGGTGCGCTGACGCCCGACCGGGCGCTGGCGCTCACCCATTTCCCGCAAGCCGTGCGGCCCGCCGTCGAGGCGGTGCTGCGCCTTGATGCGACGCTGGCCGAAGTGGTTGCCGATACGACCGAGCCGGCCGTGGGCGCGATCCGGCTTGCCTGGTGGCGGGAGGCATTGGAGCGCCTAGATACGGCACCCGCGCCTGCGGAACCGCGCCTCGCTGCGATTGCCGACCATGTCCTGCCACGCGGCGTCACTGGCGCGATGCTCAGCGAGATCGAAGACGGCTATGCCGCCTTGCTCGATCAGCAGCTCGACCCGGATCGTGTGGGGCAGGGAGGCAGCGCCCTTTTCAACGCGATCGCGACATTGCTCCGTGCCGACGACCCATATCTCGCCCCGGCAGGTGCGCTTGCCATGCTGGCGCGGGTTCGCGGCCTGACACCGGAAGAGGTGAAGCCGACGGCGCTTGCCAAGATGCGCGAGTTGAAAGGGCATCGCTTCGCGCGCGCCTTGCGCCCGCTGACCAATCTCGCGCGCCTTGCCGCGCGCGACTTCCTGCGCAACGAGCCTGAGCCCGAGGCCACGCCCGGCCGCGCTTTCGCCATGCTCAGCCATCGCTTGTCGGGCAAGGTTACGGGCGCGAATTGA
- a CDS encoding pyruvate dehydrogenase complex E1 component subunit beta, translating to MATELKMPALSPTMEEGTLAKWLVAEGDTVNAGDILAEIETDKATMEFEAVDEGVLLKILVEEGTDNVAVGTAIAMIGEEGEEVSDAPAPTNAAAEPTSDDGEGKDVGREPAPIPAAADAPKVSHADPDLPEGTETVATSVREALRDAMAEEMRRDDRVFVMGEEVAEYQGAYKVTQGLLEEFGDKRVIDTPITEYGFAGLGSGAAMGGLRPVIEFMTFNFAMQAIDHIINSAAKTNYMSGGQMRCPIVFRGPNGAASRVAAQHSQNYGPWYASVPGLIVISPYDSADAKGLLKAAIRSEDPVVFLENELLYGQNFDVPDVDDYVLPIGKARIMREGSDVTLVSYSIGVGVALQAAAKLEEDGISAEVIDLRTLRPLDTGTVLASLAKTNRMVCVEEGWPGCSISAELAAVAMEQGFDDLDAPVLRVTNEDVPLPYAANLEKMALIDAEKVVEAVKKVTYR from the coding sequence ATGGCCACCGAACTCAAAATGCCCGCACTGTCGCCGACCATGGAAGAAGGCACGCTCGCCAAATGGCTGGTTGCCGAGGGCGACACGGTCAATGCCGGCGACATCCTCGCCGAGATCGAGACCGATAAGGCGACGATGGAATTCGAAGCCGTCGATGAGGGCGTGCTGCTCAAGATCCTGGTCGAAGAAGGCACGGACAATGTCGCGGTCGGTACCGCCATCGCGATGATCGGCGAAGAGGGCGAAGAGGTCTCGGACGCGCCCGCGCCGACCAATGCCGCTGCCGAACCGACGAGCGACGATGGCGAGGGCAAGGATGTGGGCCGCGAGCCCGCACCGATCCCGGCTGCTGCCGACGCGCCCAAGGTCAGCCATGCCGACCCGGATCTTCCCGAAGGCACCGAGACCGTTGCCACGAGCGTACGCGAAGCGCTGCGCGATGCGATGGCCGAGGAAATGCGCCGCGACGATCGCGTCTTCGTGATGGGCGAGGAAGTCGCCGAATATCAGGGCGCCTACAAGGTTACGCAGGGCCTGCTCGAGGAATTTGGCGACAAGCGCGTCATCGACACGCCGATCACCGAATATGGCTTTGCCGGCCTCGGTTCGGGCGCGGCGATGGGCGGCCTGCGCCCGGTCATCGAATTCATGACCTTCAACTTCGCCATGCAGGCGATCGACCACATCATCAACTCGGCGGCCAAGACCAATTACATGTCAGGCGGCCAGATGCGCTGCCCGATCGTGTTCCGCGGTCCCAACGGTGCAGCAAGCCGCGTCGCCGCGCAGCACAGCCAGAATTACGGGCCGTGGTATGCGAGCGTCCCGGGTCTGATCGTCATCAGCCCCTATGACAGTGCCGATGCCAAGGGCCTGCTCAAGGCCGCCATCCGCAGCGAAGACCCCGTCGTCTTCCTCGAGAACGAGTTGCTCTACGGCCAGAATTTTGATGTGCCGGATGTCGACGATTATGTCCTGCCGATCGGCAAGGCCCGCATCATGCGCGAAGGCAGCGATGTCACCTTGGTCAGCTATTCGATCGGTGTCGGCGTCGCGCTCCAGGCCGCAGCCAAGCTGGAAGAAGACGGCATCAGCGCCGAGGTCATCGACCTGCGTACGCTGCGTCCGCTCGACACCGGCACGGTGCTCGCCAGCCTCGCCAAGACCAATCGCATGGTCTGCGTCGAGGAAGGGTGGCCCGGTTGCTCGATCTCGGCCGAACTGGCCGCAGTCGCAATGGAGCAGGGCTTCGACGATCTGGATGCGCCGGTTTTGCGCGTGACCAACGAGGATGTGCCGCTGCCTTATGCCGCCAATCTTGAGAAGATGGCGCTGATCGACGCCGAAAAGGTCGTCGAGGCCGTCAAGAAGGTCACCTATCGCTGA
- the pdhA gene encoding pyruvate dehydrogenase (acetyl-transferring) E1 component subunit alpha: MARKPAKKAATKKAANPNLDQQSNVPKPPEPKRYEASQEELLGLYKQMLLIRRFEERAGQLYGLGLIGGFCHLYIGQEAVAVGLQSAMTVGKDSVITGYRDHGHMLAYDIDPNVIMAELTGREAGISRGKGGSMHMFSVEHGFYGGHGIVGAQVALGTGLAFKHKYSGDGGVNLAYFGDGAVNQGQVYESFNMAELWDLPIIYAIENNQYAMGTSIKRSSSEPELWRRGHSFQIPGIQVDGMDVLAVRGAAEVALEWTRGGNGPIILELMTYRYRGHSMSDPAKYRTRDEVDSFRGERDPLEQCKQELLKMGASEDELKAIDNEIKERIKESAEFAENAPEPEAHELYTDVLVENY, translated from the coding sequence ATGGCGCGCAAGCCTGCGAAGAAGGCCGCAACCAAGAAGGCGGCCAACCCCAACCTCGACCAACAGAGCAATGTCCCCAAGCCGCCCGAGCCCAAGCGCTACGAGGCGAGCCAGGAGGAATTGCTCGGCCTCTACAAGCAGATGCTCCTCATCCGTCGCTTCGAAGAGCGTGCAGGTCAGCTTTACGGGCTCGGCCTCATCGGCGGCTTCTGCCACCTCTATATCGGGCAGGAAGCGGTGGCCGTGGGTCTTCAGTCAGCCATGACCGTCGGCAAGGATAGCGTCATCACCGGCTATCGCGATCATGGTCACATGCTCGCCTACGATATCGACCCCAACGTCATCATGGCCGAACTGACCGGCCGCGAAGCCGGTATTTCGCGCGGCAAGGGCGGATCGATGCACATGTTCAGCGTCGAGCATGGCTTTTACGGTGGCCACGGCATTGTCGGCGCGCAGGTCGCGCTCGGCACCGGGCTTGCCTTCAAACATAAATATAGCGGCGATGGCGGCGTGAACCTTGCCTATTTCGGCGACGGCGCGGTCAACCAGGGCCAGGTCTATGAAAGCTTCAACATGGCCGAGCTGTGGGACTTGCCCATCATCTACGCCATCGAGAACAACCAATATGCCATGGGCACCAGCATCAAGCGCTCGTCGTCCGAGCCCGAACTCTGGCGCCGTGGTCACAGCTTCCAGATCCCCGGCATTCAGGTCGACGGGATGGACGTGCTTGCGGTCCGCGGCGCGGCGGAAGTCGCGCTCGAATGGACGCGCGGCGGCAATGGCCCGATCATCCTCGAGCTGATGACCTATCGTTATCGCGGTCACTCCATGTCGGATCCGGCCAAATATCGCACCCGCGACGAGGTCGACAGCTTCCGCGGCGAACGCGATCCACTGGAACAGTGCAAGCAGGAATTGCTCAAGATGGGCGCGTCCGAGGACGAACTCAAAGCGATCGACAACGAGATCAAGGAACGCATTAAGGAGTCGGCGGAGTTTGCCGAAAATGCGCCCGAGCCCGAGGCGCACGAACTCTACACTGACGTCCTGGTGGAGAACTACTGA
- a CDS encoding FtsB family cell division protein: MRRLLLPALALVIIGNFATYAVAGDNGLLAWGGYERALDDRRAELSALEAERDALSHRSALLDPRSADPDMAEELVRRDLGLIRDDEIIIPLD; encoded by the coding sequence TTGCGGCGACTGCTGTTGCCCGCGCTCGCACTCGTCATCATCGGCAATTTCGCGACCTATGCGGTAGCAGGCGACAATGGCCTGCTGGCGTGGGGCGGTTATGAGCGCGCACTCGACGATCGCCGCGCCGAACTGTCAGCACTTGAGGCCGAACGCGACGCTTTGTCGCACCGCTCGGCACTGCTCGATCCGCGCAGCGCTGACCCCGACATGGCCGAAGAATTGGTGCGTCGCGACCTCGGCCTGATCCGCGACGACGAGATCATCATCCCGCTCGACTAG
- the eno gene encoding phosphopyruvate hydratase, whose product MTAILDIYARQILDSRGNPTVEVDVTLEDGSMGRAGVPSGASTGAYEAVELRDGDKARWGGKGVSKAVAAVNGPICEALVGLEAEEQSEIDAVMVDLDGTENKKKLGANAILGVSLAVAKAAAESRALPLYRYVGGVGATTLPVPMMNILNGGAHADNPIDFQEFMVMPVGAESFSEALRHGTEIFHALKGALNERGLSTAVGDEGGFAPAIGSSREALDLIGEACDLAGFTLGDDILVALDCAATEFYQNGNYVLEGEGRTLQPADMVEELAKLVADYPIISIEDGMAEDDFAGWKMLTEKIGDKCQLVGDDLFVTNTARLRTGIDDKLANSLLVKVNQIGTLTETIEAVRMAQTAGFTAVMSHRSGETEDATIADLAVALNTGQIKTGSLARSDRTAKYNQLLRIEEELGDNAEYPGRDAFNVKLPG is encoded by the coding sequence ATGACTGCGATCCTCGATATCTATGCCCGCCAGATCCTCGACAGCCGCGGCAACCCCACGGTCGAGGTCGACGTGACCCTGGAAGACGGCTCGATGGGCCGCGCCGGCGTGCCGTCAGGCGCCTCGACCGGTGCCTATGAAGCGGTCGAGCTTCGCGACGGGGATAAGGCGCGGTGGGGCGGCAAGGGCGTCTCGAAGGCAGTCGCCGCGGTCAACGGCCCGATCTGCGAAGCGCTGGTTGGCCTAGAAGCCGAGGAGCAGTCGGAAATCGACGCCGTCATGGTCGATCTCGACGGGACCGAAAACAAGAAGAAGCTCGGCGCCAATGCCATTCTCGGGGTCAGCCTCGCCGTCGCCAAGGCCGCTGCCGAATCCCGTGCCCTCCCGCTCTATCGCTATGTCGGCGGTGTCGGTGCGACGACCTTGCCGGTGCCGATGATGAACATTCTCAATGGCGGCGCGCATGCAGACAATCCGATCGACTTTCAGGAATTCATGGTCATGCCGGTGGGCGCCGAAAGCTTCTCCGAGGCGCTGCGTCATGGCACAGAAATTTTCCACGCCTTGAAGGGCGCGCTCAACGAACGTGGCCTGTCGACAGCGGTCGGCGATGAAGGCGGCTTTGCCCCGGCCATCGGATCGAGCCGCGAAGCGCTCGACCTCATCGGCGAGGCCTGCGACCTGGCCGGTTTCACGCTCGGCGACGACATCCTCGTCGCGCTCGATTGCGCCGCCACCGAATTCTACCAGAATGGCAATTACGTCCTCGAAGGCGAGGGGCGCACGCTGCAACCCGCGGACATGGTCGAAGAACTGGCCAAGCTTGTTGCCGACTATCCGATCATCTCGATCGAGGATGGCATGGCCGAGGACGACTTTGCAGGCTGGAAGATGCTGACCGAGAAGATTGGCGACAAGTGCCAGCTGGTCGGCGACGATCTGTTCGTCACCAATACAGCGCGCCTGCGCACGGGGATCGACGACAAGCTTGCCAACTCGCTGCTCGTCAAGGTCAACCAGATCGGTACGCTCACCGAAACGATCGAGGCCGTTCGCATGGCCCAGACCGCCGGCTTCACCGCCGTCATGTCGCACCGCTCGGGCGAGACCGAGGATGCGACGATCGCCGACCTCGCGGTCGCGCTCAACACCGGCCAGATCAAGACCGGCAGCCTTGCGCGCTCGGATCGCACCGCGAAGTACAACCAGTTGCTCCGCATCGAAGAGGAACTGGGCGACAATGCCGAATATCCCGGCCGCGACGCGTTCAACGTCAAGCTGCCCGGCTGA
- a CDS encoding phage holin family protein, whose product MLDRPPSDNYDPDAEVGDLLGKVVGDARALAEAEIALARTRVMVEIGRYKVPVILFGIAMAFLTAALVAFAVGITLALSTLIGPLGAGLAATAMFVLVGGLLAYVGKSKLERGS is encoded by the coding sequence ATGCTGGATCGCCCCCCTTCCGACAATTATGACCCAGACGCCGAAGTCGGCGATCTTCTGGGCAAAGTCGTCGGCGACGCCCGTGCGTTGGCCGAGGCAGAAATAGCGTTGGCGCGCACGCGCGTCATGGTCGAAATCGGTCGCTATAAAGTGCCGGTCATCCTGTTCGGGATCGCCATGGCATTTCTGACAGCGGCCCTGGTCGCCTTCGCCGTCGGCATTACGCTGGCGCTGTCGACCCTGATCGGGCCTCTCGGTGCGGGTCTTGCGGCGACGGCGATGTTCGTCCTCGTCGGAGGGCTCCTGGCCTATGTCGGCAAATCGAAATTGGAGCGTGGGTCATGA